AAATCTCAGGTCTTGACATTCAAATATTCACCCGATAATATTGacaaagaaaacttcaaaataaattggGACATGGATTCAATTGTATACCTGGGAGCGACCATTCCTAAAGACCCAAGGAATATCGTCTCAGCAAATTATGACCCattaatgactaaaataaaaaatgacatatcCAGATGGAGCCTGTTGCCCTATCTGGGTCTCATGCAGAGAATAGAAGCTATCAAAATGATGATGCTGCCAAAGCTACTATACTTTTTTCAGACACTACCAGAAGAACCAGCCAAATCTATGTTCCAAGAAATTGACAAACTGATTTCAAGATTTATTTAGCAAGGGAAACAGCCAAGGACTAGATTTAAAACTCtacagttaaataaaagtaaaggaGGCCTTTCTCTCCCAAATATGAGTAACTActacaaagcagcacaaataaaTCCATTAGTGGAGATGTGTGACTCCTCATACACAGCAAAATGGAAGGAGATTGAATGTATAAGCAATGGTGTCCCCTTACAAGCAGCAATTGGAAATATAGACCTAACAAAAGACCTTAAAGAACTCAATCCATGTTCAGAAACAGCACTCAAGACAGGGTCAACattagtaaaagaaaacaaagaatccTGTGTACCAATCAGATGGATAGCATATGATCAAGATTTTAccccaaataaaacagatactattttttaaaaatggattgaAAAGGGCTTGGTAAAATACAATGATTTATATCATAAAGGCTGTCTGAGGACCtttcaagacattaaaaaatatataaaaaatatggtCTTGATAACAGAGATTTTTTCAGTTATCTACAAATCCGgcattatttagaaaaaacaaataaaaatgaacgaGACAGAACATTTGTTGgcatattgaatatttttctaaaatcgTATCAATCAGCCTACGTTAATAAATTAACATCCAAAATGTATAATGAACTACAAAACCTGGAAGGAGGGTATacattatactgtatataaaggaGAGATGGGACAAGGAAGGGAACTGCCAAATTCACATTGAAGACTGGTcagatattttgaataattgatGGAAATGTACATCATCACTAGCATATAAGGAATTTGCTTGGAAGACTGTTACACGTTTCTTCAAAACACCAGCTCAGAGGGGCAGAAATGCAGACAGAACATGCTGGAGGTTATGTGGGTCGAAACAAGCTGGCCACTTTCACATTTTATGGAGCTGTCCTAAGCTACTTTCCTACGGGGGGATAATTAAACAAAGTGTGGAGAATGTTATTGGGGTCAATTTTGCTCTAAACTTTGAGACTATGTTCTTGGGCAAACGACCAAATTGTGTAAAGGGATTCTATAGAACATACATATTCAATATAATGCTAATTGCGAGTAAAAAAGCAATCACTTGGAAATGGATGACTGACAAAACGCCCACACAACAAGACTGGATAAACATCATCCAAGATATTTGCATGATGGAGGAACTGACATTTGCACTGAAACTGGAGCAagacaaatttgaaaaatgttggaCCCCATGGCGAACTTTCATGAACACTAGATCTGAAACTAATGAAAATGAGGTGACACCCACTGTTCTTTAGCTACTCTGTTCGGTGTAGACCATTTGTTTTACAGTTCGGAAAAGTTATCACGATGTGGTATCGGTTTGTTCATTCTTTTTCCTCCCCATTCTTCTGAGAGGGATTGGggtggaagaggaggaaaaaaggaaaaaatggaaCACTAAATACCTGTGGGATAATCACAGGAAGGGGTATGTTGTATGGCTTAATGTAACAAACTGAATGGATGATAGTATAAGATTGTACCACCTTTTGTGAATAGAGGAGATACACATCCTCCATGTTGTTCCTTAATAAAaatttgaatggaaaaaaaaactctgatcTTCGTACAGTCAGAGAAGATCAGATGCTGTAACACACTTACCCGGCATCATTAGTGTCCAGAGGAAAGATCCACGGCGTAAACAAGTTCACCAGCTTACTGTGCAAATCCTGCAGAGCTGTGGGAGgaatgacacattttctttcataatgACAGCAAACAAAAGGATCTGCACGAAACTAAAAGGTCAATCACTCCCAGCTTTCTCCTCTCTGACATGCAGTCGTTTGTATTTTTACCTTTCGTTACTTTGTTGCTGCCTACTGGCTCTCTGGTGCAGCTGCTGACCTGTGTGTTGATAAGGCAACCAGTCAGATGTTCCCAGAAGGTAACGACATCACTGATGTAGGGAACCCAGGCGGAGTACAGGCCAAAGCTGCGGAGGTCGGCCTTACTGAGGCGACTTCGCAGGAAGTAGTCACTCAGCCAGTTCACAGTCTCCTCCACCTGATGGcaatcagataaataaaattgtggATTATTCCAAATGCATTCAGTCATCTACAGAATagttttcaacaataaaaaaaaggttaagttaaaatacaaaaccacCAACAGGGATTACCTGCTGAGGAGAGAGACTTATGGGGGATCGGTAAGGGGAAGCTGTGGCGCCAACCATAGAGCTGAACGACGGTTCAGGTCTGTTCTTAGAGCTGCGGGTTGGAGGCAAGCAGCCCAGCACTCGCAGGGTCACTTTCCAGCACTCTGGACTCAGCAGCTGGTCTGCAGAACCTGATGAGatcataaaatgatttaaataaagaaacgACACATCAAACATCAATACGCAGGATACATTCTATTCATCTTCATGATTTTCTCCAAATTATTGAAGATTAGAGTCTGACTCCTTAGAATGATTCAGCCTCCATCTTGTTTATTTATCAGTATAATCTTCTGCTGGTAAAAATATGAGTAGGAGGCACAATTTCAGGGGGATAAATGCGGTTTTCTGTCTGGGTTGCAGGAAGAGTAATGGCTTGGTAATGTCAAACATTACAAACAAGAAATGGATACAGGTAGTCTGACATAAACTGacattttcatgcattttcAGGCTCGCTTTTATTCTAATGTACATACAGAGACATGcactttaaaaggttttttaaaaaagactttgCATTCATTTGCTTCCACTTAttacaaattaatcaaaacGGTGTACctgtttataataaataaactccaataaaatacattaaagtttgcgGCTTTAagtctaaaaactaaaataaatatttgtgcttttgcaAAGCCCTGGAAAAACGAACAAATTACCTACTGGAAACATTAACTATGTCTTTATGCGAACAACTGCACTATGCTTTATACATGTAGCAAAGATTTAATTTACAGGGggacaaatatgaaaaaatagcTACAtataactaaactaaaccaagcATTTATCAGTGTTTAATCTAAACTTACTGGTCATTAGCAGACGTAGGCAGTCGCTGTAATGGTCGGGAAAATGGTGGCGTAAAAGCAAGGTCCAGTGTTTGGCGAAGAGGTGAAAAGGCATGAGGAGTTCCAACTCGGGGTCTCGGCCGCAGACACACAGAGCTCCGTGGACCAGCTCCAGCAAACGGGTTCTCTCCGAAAACACGGGATGAGCCTCATTCAGCCACTGGGAGAGATCGAACTGCAGGAGAAAACAGACAAGGTGCAGGGttatatgtactgtatgtctgtagcggatttgtcatgttttatttttcaagggAGAGCAAACCTTAGTGAGCAGCATAAAAATGATGTCAGCAGTGTCGAGGTGAAGGGATGTCACCACATCTTGGTAGAGGAAGACAAAGTGATCCGGAGCTGCGTTCGGAGTGAAGAAAGGGGAAAGGAGGGGACAAAGGAGCCGGTGCTCCAGGATGGTCTTCAGGACACGACCGCACTCTTTTGGATTGCCCTGGATGAAAACCTGGACAGCAGAACCACAACTATCAATTTAAACTCATGAGAAactactgaaagaaaaaaagtgaacagAATAATTCTCAGTTCAGTCCTTGTATTCTCCAAATAGCATGCTAACAATCGAAACCTTAACAAATAACCCACTTAGGTTAACAAACTCTCAGTGTAAGGATGACCTGTACTTGAATAGACTTGCTGGTTTGGgtgaaggcgtgtgtgtgagtgtccAGTTCCCACCTGTCCGAGTATCTCCACACACGAGGAGAGATACTGGCGTGTCGGTGGGTGTCGCAGGGTGTCCTCACACACAAAGGAGACCACCTGGTAAAAGGCGGACACACCGACTTGCTGCACCGCCGGAGATTTCTGAGCTTTATAAATATTCACCAGAGCTCTGAGTGAAGAAGTTGGAACAAGTGTTTTAAACTAATGAAGCTCTTCCTTTGCACTCAACTGCCCTTATAGTATTGTTGATATTGTGTGAAGTAGGAGGGTGTATTTCTACTGACGTGATGAAGTTCTCGGTGTGAACTGCAGCTTGGGCGAGGCTCTGAGGTGGAGGAGCCATAGCATCAGTCTGCAGCTTCTTGACGTCTCTACGCAGAGATGTTATCTGGTTGTGGACCGCCTCCTGTCTCTGGACTCGCTCACACTACGCAGATACACACACTTCAGGGTCGTTTTACAAAACGATTCTCTAACGTGATTTTTCTCACGCAGCAACGGGTCGTACCGTGACGGTGATGTTTGCTGCGCCCTGACACGGCTGGCCGCCCTTCCCTTTGCACTCCAGGGCCATGCTAACTTGCTCTGGTCGGTTCTTGAAGAGCAAAGGGAGATTCTCCAAAAGCTCCTGCTCCATTGCCACCTGCTGTGCTTCACGTGCAACCGCAATCCTAAAagcaaattgaaatatttttaaaacaaaaagaaatctttgggggatttttttttaaacaaattgcaAGTAAATGCAACAATATGCTTGACTGTTTTTGACATGTACCTGGCCTGGTCCTGTAGAACGCTGAGGTCCTGCTGTAAAAGTCTGGCAGCAGCTTTCGAGTCAGTGAGGCAGGAGGGGGAAACCTCGGCCACGGGAgcctggagctgctggagaTCAGGAGCTGGAAGTGGAACTGGGTGCTTCTCCAGGTTGGACATGATGCGCTCTCGGGCTGAATCCACAGATACACAGAAATACTCTAAGAATGTTTTAGAACACGCTTATTCACATGTTCATAGTTTACATCTgacaaatggatgaatggatggatagatggggaaaaaaaaggattatttGGATTCATTTACGAACGGATCATACGTGGATACAACACAACATGGATATTTTCAGCggaaatatcttagttttgtcttatttcaaatatactaacttacaagtaactttttagcaaataagctgagcttgttttaagtcaataattcattaatacagatgaaaaagttctgttggcagattatttcacttatagctagtgctttttcatcaacgtaaaagaattattgacttaaaacaacctcAATTTTCTAGCTGAAAAGttattcttatttcaagtttaccaagatatttgcactagaaaatagaccaaaaacacttggtaagattttgtgttttgtagtaTGTTTTAAAATTCCAAGACATAAATATTTGTCCACCATACTGTTATCACTACATGCCTACTGATGCAGATTGTTTATAATTTTGATGGGCTCAGATTGATACCATTGCTCAGGCCGGTGTAGTCAGCGAAGCCCGGGTTCTGAGTCTGCAGGAAGGTCGGCTCACTCTGCACCTTCTCCCACAGAGACAAAATCTCCTGCTCATCGTACTGCAGACGCTCCTGGTCCACGTACTCCAGCCACAGCTCCTACAGAAAAAACACCCAGTTCAGCTGAAAAATAATGACCCATTACAGGTTAATAAGAAAGTCACTGACCTGCTGCCGCTGCATGACCTGAGCCAGTCTGTGAGGCTCGTACTCTGGTGACAGACAGGGAAGGTAAACCTCCTGCTTCTGCAGTGTCTCGTCATCCAGCCACAGAGCGAAGACGCCAAACAACCTGCAGGAAAACCATCAGCAGATTCACCAGACAACAGCAGCTTTAAAACGACAGCAGCTAAATTCGCTGTCAGGAACTTACCGGACCAGTTCTGAGTGGAGCTGGGGAGAGGTGAGGTAGAGCGGCTGGGGATTCAGGGGGCTTTCGTCCTCCTGGCTCTCTGATGAGGGGGTGTGTTGTGGGGGCACCCTGAGCGCATGGCTGGCTGTGTGGTGGAAATCTGACACCTCTTGTAACCTCTGCCTCAGATCTTTTAGCAAAGCAGCCTGAGAAGAAGTCTGGAAGAACCTCCTACCAATGCATCCCCCGGCAGCCAGCCTGGTGGGAAACCAGGAAACAGAAgcgtttgtttttctcattttttttcttattgcacatctttttttaattagaaaattcATCTTACCCATACTCTGGTCCAGGCTGTCTGAGATAGAGCTGCAGGAACTTCTGCCAGATGAGGGGAAGGAGGGGGTGGTCCGGTGGCGTGGCCAAGGCCTGGGAGGCCCAGCGGTACAATTGAAGCCGCTGCAGAGACGGGGCTACAGGCAACTTCAGCTTCTGCTGCGCCTTCTGGCTCAGACACAGAAACGGTCTGGTCACGTACCACAGCTTTATAAAGCTAAATTACTAgcacagtatttatttacaataagttaatattttgtttctgagGAGACAACTTTCACAATACTCCTGgtactttaataaaaattaattggGCGCACAAATGAATTGAGCCCATAACTAGTCATAGATATGGGCTCAAATACATACATGCAGTTCAACTAATACTTGGCTGAATCTCAATTAGCAAGCTGTTGAGAAACTAAAAATCTGACTGTTCATCATTAGCATTATTCAGACTGGATATTTGACCAGGTTCACctttaaaaaatggcacagttcatttaaaatgattggGTTTTTCTGGTATGGACCAACATTTTAGACATACCTGAGTCATATTCTCTGCAGCTAATGTCTACATCAACAcagaaagtaaatttttaaacCAGAACATTTCAGTGTGCATCTATCTACCTTTAAGGCCTGATCCGGTGAGATGCTGGGCTCGGACAGCAGCTCATTCTCAATGCAGCGTCTTAGCTGAGATTCTTCCTCAAACATGGCCTCCGTGTTCAGGACCAGCCAAGCAAACCAAACCTGTGGCGAACAGCAGCGCGGTCAGAACCGGGACAAACACCACTTACAGCACCTGTGTGGATTGTAGCTTTGGGAATCTGTACCTCTCCGCTCAGGGACTGGCCCTCGATGAAGGACGGCGTGGCATTTCCAGCAATCCAGCCAACCAGAGAGGAGAGCAGACCCCGATCTCCATGGTAACCTAAAGCATTCTACGCAAACAAAGAATATTCAGAGATCTATGGTGCAGTTATTTAGGATCCCTCACCACCACCGGGACAGCGAAGGCAGTTTACAGAGCTGTATTCATCTCCAACTATTGGCCTCACAAGATTCCCTCCATTATGTAAACACTGCAGATACCTTATGCTGCTGGTACAGGAGCTTCTGCACACATTCGTCCTGGTGGTGAATAAAGGCAGCACAGCAGATCTGATCCATGAGGAACAGAACCGTTTTGTCACGATACCACAGATTCTGCTGGGTCAGGATTCCCACCCAAAACTCCAAAACGGCAGCGGCACCGACACGACCGGGCCGGGAGCTCTCCGTCACATGACtctgacagaaaaaacaaaagttttcagattttagagaTAAAAGAtcttctggttttcttctgAAATATCCAACACCCTCATTACAGGTTTTCAAAAAAGCCTGTGGGGAAAATAAGACCATGAAAACTAAAATCCTTTTCAATCTCAGCGTTCTTTCATTTAGTGCTGGCATAAGACATTGCTACCATCTATCCATAAACAGTGCCAATAATTCACTCTGTTTATACTCAGttctcagtttgaaaaaaaaagttcaaatgtatcaataaaacctgaaatgtaTGTACATTTCTGCTCAGAACtaaaaatttcactttaaatagtttgaatttaccctttagatctcactttttcacttcctgACAACTTCGGATCTGTTGTGTTCTCATTATAAAAGCCATAATGATGTACCTGAATGACGCTGTTCAGCAGACGGACGTTGTCCCCGTAGTTGGTTCCTGTGAGCAGCGGCGCCACACGGTGTGTGACCTGCTGCGTCACACCTTGAGGACACACGCTGTCGTACTGCAAGAAAAGCTGGATGCAGCTGACAAAGCTGGCAGAAGACGACAGTTCCAGGAAAACATGTTAGTTTGAGGGAAGATGCAGCTGTAATCTCCACATGGTACGTCAAAGATCTTCCTGACTTACTGAGAGTTGTTCAGGAGGTAAAAGCTCAGAGGGTAGGTGGGGGGCAGGATGTTATCCAACAGATGCACAGCAGCTCTCAGGTAGCGGGactgaatcagattttttaGCAATTCAACTCCATCGGTGCAGAAGTTCTCCAAACTGgagcaataaaatacacaaatgacATCTAATTcaactcctaaaagtaaatctCACACCTTCTACGAGTGGGAACAAACCTGTGTCCCACTGTCGTCATAGCGAGGGACAAGTAGCAACCAATAGGGAGGCCAGCTTTTACAGCCCTGAGAACAGAGTGCATGCTGGGAGCATGGGTAAGCTCTGGAGGTGGGTTGGAAGCCAAGGCCGGTACCGTCCAGCCCCCTTTAGGGTTCTGGGCGTTACCATGGAGCTTCAGCCTCAACAACAGCTGCCACGCCCACTGACTAAAGGACGCTTCTGGAGACACACCCAGGCGAAGAACGCTGGCTAGATAAGACACCTACAGGTGGAAAAAAGGAGACGTTTTTGAAAGTAATAAATGAATTCAGTGTTAAAGCTGTTtgcaaaaaacccccccaaaaaacaccaGCACGTCACCTGTTTGATTCCCTCGGATATGAGGCCACTGTATGGTTTGTCTGTGAGATATTTTTGATAGGCTTCTGCCACCAGCAGAGCCACCTCACTGTGGAGGACGGAAGCCAGCGCCAAAGAGCCGtcctgtaaaataaatttaaaataaaacattgtagaCATTTATAAACTTCCAACAAGTTTAGAAACAATTCAGTGCACATGTGACCACCTGAGTGTAACCCCAGTTCAGACCCTCCAGGATGACACAAGCCAGTCTGTTCTCCACTGCAGACAGGGGGTTCTGGAGCAGCCAGGCTCCAATCACAGATATCTCCTCTCTCTGCGGCTTCCACAGACTCAGGGGAAGCTCTTTGCACAAGTACAAAGCCATCTGAAACGCACAAAACAGAACCTAGTGTATGTAACATCTGAgaatgtattatgtttttattcatttaaaacaattctgtcATAATTATTTAACGGACTAACCATTCCCACAGACTGGATGGTGTCTCTCAGTCTCTCCAGGAGCACAGAGATGATATAAGGATGGGCTGTTGCTATGGCAGCCAGCAGCTCCCTCCCCACCTTAGAGTAAATTTCTCTGGTCGACAAACTAACATAAGACACCTGAGGAATACCAAGAGAAGGTAAGTTAAAGGAGATTCTTATTGTTCGGTGTTAAATGAGAAGAGATAATCATTAATACTTTTTGCTGGTCTATCATTCTCATAAAATACACTGACATGTGATAGTAAATTGACAAATGGGGATAAGTTTAAAGAgtacaaatacttttgaaaagcaCTGCACGTATTTACATCTGTACAtgaaaaatctaacattttttcCCTTCTGAATGGATTTTTAGTTACTTAACTAACTtaggtttttcatttaattatgaATTTCCTTCCCATACCTGGTAAATCAGCAGAGTTATGGTTGTAATGAACATGGGGTCAAAGTGCTGAGTGGGCGTCGCCATGTGTGCCAGTGCAGTGAGGAGGGAAATGCCATCAGAACTGTTCACTTCACACAACCACCCTTCAAATCTCTCCTGGTGCTTCAAGTCTGGAGCATACACAAAACCATTACCTTGATAACTCAGATTGACCTAGATAACATCCTTTTTTAAAGTCCTACAgccaaagaaatgcaaaatgcatCAAAGTGTGGCTGTGCTGAAAAATTAATCAGTACAAAGTGTCTGTTATTTAAAGGTATTGGGGTGTGGAGAGGTCACATATCGAACGAACTGTGTGCATAAAAATACCTCTGAGAGCCTGAATGCAGGATTGTGTGTCTCCAACAGTGCTGAGAGTTTCTAGTCCTGCTGTCTCTGCACACTGCATGACATAAAGGACCTTCCAAAGCATAGAGCTGGACAACGTCCCGTAGGGCATCTCAGACATAAACAACCAAATGCCCAACCtgaggagagaggagaaagacaataaatgaaaactaaataattgtTTCCAAGATGGGACAGAAACCTAAGAATGGCTTTTCTCACCTTTTATTTCTGAGAACATGCAAAACAGCTCTGAGGAAGAGGTGATCATATTCCAGCTGCAGTTTTTCCAGAGTTAAGGAGTGAACGTGAGAGCTGGACCCACTGGCATCAGTCACACTCACATACTGGGCCCAGTGGTCACTGACGTAGCACACTGTCATTCTGAGGGACACAAGGGATGTAAAACTTTTCAGTTGTTGTCTTTTCTGAGACCATCAAGCAGACAAGCAAAATTTGCTACTCCAGCACTGACCGGATGATGTGCCCTATTCGTTTGACCAGCTGCCTGTAGCGAGCTCTGTTGTAGGTCTGGAGGCCACGGGCGAGAATTTCAACGAGCGAGGAAGCAAAGGCAAAGACACGCATCATCTTCTGACTGGAGCAGGCCTGAGGCTCGTAGACACCTGGAGGCAGAGCGAGGTGTCGCTTAATCAGGTTCAGGTGAGAACATTAAATAGGCTCATTGTCAGAGCTGAAACCAGCAGTTTACATAGACTGAATAAAGAGACACATACAccttttttctcactctcttaagttaaatcagaccaagatttctcttgttttagatTAGTTGAAATTATCAGAATTAATTAGCTTtgttaaatgccagaaaacattgTGAGAAGTTTCTTTAGATATTTacttgtaactttttttaaattgaggtgtttacatacatttggtcaGTAACAAGGGtaattgtcttttaaactgtatgacaATCATCTGGGTTTTCCCTCATtgttttaaagggacagtaatcattctgtatgtaaacttctggctTTAAAGACATTAATAGATAAacttctgacattttctttctctcaatATTGTGCCTTTTaccaaatagaaataataattcagGTAATTACAATTGAACTACAACAAGGAAAGCTTAGTCTGATTTGCttcacaaaataagaaaaaaaggtatATGTATCTTTTTAtccagtgtatgtaaactttgagttttaaCTGTATATACCCACACCTCTCTCTTAAATGCCTTAAAAAGTTGTACTTTGGCCAAAAGCATTTTGTAGCCAAACACAAGCTGCTTTACCACTCCTCctcttttcaaaacaatttgaGCCAATTAAAAACATCCTTCACACATGTTTTAGGTTGAGGCTTTGCTAAACCAGAAGCTTAAGATTagtttaattcataaaaatgaaatcagttaGAGGAGtgtttggatcattttcctATTGGAAAACGCAACTCTGTCAAGATTCAACCATCTAGATATTGTCTTAAGATTAGGCCACTCTAACTTCAGGAATACAGATGGTCGAGATATTTACAGCATGTGCAGctaaatttcatattttaaacctTGAAGCAGAATGCTGTATAAACATTTCATCCTGGACAGGGTTAAaatagcaccacaatacattaaagatctgctgttgttgtatcaaccttccagacctctcaggtcttccggttctggtctgctctgcatccccagaaccagaaccaaacgaggagaagcagctttcagcatctatgcaccacaaatttggaacaaacttccagaaaactgtaaaacagctgaaacactgacttcttttaaatctcaactaaaaacccacctgtttaagattgtatttgaaacgtaatcaattacaaatttattgatggaacttgacttaatgctgtgttttgattattgattctatgttgcattgtgtttctgtgtttgtaatgatgtaaagcactttgaaatgccttgctgctgaaatgtgctatacaaataaaatttgattgattgattgaaaattAACATGGCATTTGTACCCATGATACATGGACGTGAAAATGTGATTATATATTTGTGTTGTAAAAACTCGAGACGGACAGGCGTGTTGAATGTCCTGTTTGCCCTGTT
The genomic region above belongs to Xiphophorus maculatus strain JP 163 A chromosome 12, X_maculatus-5.0-male, whole genome shotgun sequence and contains:
- the epg5 gene encoding ectopic P granules protein 5 homolog isoform X2, which produces MEAVRPKKSKPKTSGKSQLGKKQKQADEDKNCPAPSADCDGFSEIPLSLPPCPEETKEDQRDPVQTANTAAEPSEKQEPSSAQTQNTSESTETLLSGLNLSAETPQVTEQQKESNREDEGVEAQVPELKTAPQTNKSEKDVQLWNQPFVTTQFGISSAPALYPSLAALEEDAVMQIYEKAVKNCAREPAVLALPEQESSPLSLQPLKAVAELSRSKLYPELPKTAPEMQAFSLEQLSVWEPGEGLRTWLEGVEVCAAQFCALAHQENHELTELLQNYWRCRRQLNQSHTQLHTQSSDCKSTQNRLWSFKDEQLTLQGVCADQAKVCGYHRFQQAEFSQTVLAELRLLFEACSELLHQKVVLHAYTALLSRLQIESYLYRLLKECSGSQTQPCSLQPLKEAISVLFSFTRRVLDDTQFQTDIHQWLERLVVVLLHIGRSGEHLYLLCHLLCCPAGVGKWAAPFLQIQVSGNSGVQHFMQALAILMSPARHRAEFLGHMKPCESQSSAASGPESGNWTLVDEGGEEDEDPESSWLLLCEEDLISLLSQFPFQQLYSHMLGMSKQGVYEPQACSSQKMMRVFAFASSLVEILARGLQTYNRARYRQLVKRIGHIIRMTVCYVSDHWAQYVSVTDASGSSSHVHSLTLEKLQLEYDHLFLRAVLHVLRNKRLGIWLFMSEMPYGTLSSSMLWKVLYVMQCAETAGLETLSTVGDTQSCIQALRDLKHQERFEGWLCEVNSSDGISLLTALAHMATPTQHFDPMFITTITLLIYQVSYVSLSTREIYSKVGRELLAAIATAHPYIISVLLERLRDTIQSVGMMALYLCKELPLSLWKPQREEISVIGAWLLQNPLSAVENRLACVILEGLNWGYTQDGSLALASVLHSEVALLVAEAYQKYLTDKPYSGLISEGIKQVSYLASVLRLGVSPEASFSQWAWQLLLRLKLHGNAQNPKGGWTVPALASNPPPELTHAPSMHSVLRAVKAGLPIGCYLSLAMTTVGHSLENFCTDGVELLKNLIQSRYLRAAVHLLDNILPPTYPLSFYLLNNSHFVSCIQLFLQYDSVCPQGVTQQVTHRVAPLLTGTNYGDNVRLLNSVIQSHVTESSRPGRVGAAAVLEFWVGILTQQNLWYRDKTVLFLMDQICCAAFIHHQDECVQKLLYQQHKNALGYHGDRGLLSSLVGWIAGNATPSFIEGQSLSGEVWFAWLVLNTEAMFEEESQLRRCIENELLSEPSISPDQALKKAQQKLKLPVAPSLQRLQLYRWASQALATPPDHPLLPLIWQKFLQLYLRQPGPEYGLAAGGCIGRRFFQTSSQAALLKDLRQRLQEVSDFHHTASHALRVPPQHTPSSESQEDESPLNPQPLYLTSPQLHSELVRLFGVFALWLDDETLQKQEVYLPCLSPEYEPHRLAQVMQRQQELWLEYVDQERLQYDEQEILSLWEKVQSEPTFLQTQNPGFADYTGLSNARERIMSNLEKHPVPLPAPDLQQLQAPVAEVSPSCLTDSKAAARLLQQDLSVLQDQARIAVAREAQQVAMEQELLENLPLLFKNRPEQVSMALECKGKGGQPCQGAANITVTCERVQRQEAVHNQITSLRRDVKKLQTDAMAPPPQSLAQAAVHTENFITALVNIYKAQKSPAVQQVGVSAFYQVVSFVCEDTLRHPPTRQYLSSCVEILGQVFIQGNPKECGRVLKTILEHRLLCPLLSPFFTPNAAPDHFVFLYQDVVTSLHLDTADIIFMLLTKFDLSQWLNEAHPVFSERTRLLELVHGALCVCGRDPELELLMPFHLFAKHWTLLLRHHFPDHYSDCLRLLMTSSADQLLSPECWKVTLRVLGCLPPTRSSKNRPEPSFSSMVGATASPYRSPISLSPQQVEETVNWLSDYFLRSRLSKADLRSFGLYSAWVPYISDVVTFWEHLTGCLINTQVSSCTREPVGSNKVTKALQDLHSKLVNLFTPWIFPLDTNDAGNGKCYPWLETDAVAAGCLVGLYVQLTDTLHHKFRDRLLPGQRGALWLCLMQYCESCTSPRTPEYLLYLYHTHLRSLPWRHLHPDTQLMEHLFNVERGSPKSCFLFMGELMCEVNWVSVLSDHLEAPPSSTSYPALSSVATQKDSHTMLVYLLYMLVFLAKEEQLLTKQDSPLLSLLVQSTSLPWYQLDLSSYQGILGYVGTHYPPSLLLSGDSAPQLLLKLLRGAAGLHPHPSEAPHQEETLKAGGYVSWSVKSLVTLEQGGGINLGSLEAQLETLLESVVTFNPPDVGLEQRHMAFCGLFSDALTLLNGVGVSTGEALAAHVITWLDRKGRGCPILPLLTACSRCLASVRHMTRIMEACITAYFNNSEEESVGWGPVLASLQVPELTMDDFLSESQSGGSFLTLYAFILQRLNSEYTAANQRRILALISTWTTQVFPSGPGDEAKLFLWWHKALNLSVEQLQPQAGNTEGLGVIMGLVRLQTRLLQLGEERLNSGLLGAIGLGKKSPVSNKKMQKS